Within the Miscanthus floridulus cultivar M001 chromosome 17, ASM1932011v1, whole genome shotgun sequence genome, the region CTCCTCTACCACTGTACCTCATGACCACTtgtgtctacaattcattttggTTCCCCatatattatacaaaactgagcataaattaattgtttgaggccctaaactaattcaaatgaaaaagttattaactacaaagttttataacttttcgaaatctacaactttcattttggtagtttctccatccgaggtcacttataaaatttgaatttcaaatttgataaaatcgaacgtagttttccatgacaagattatttcaaatgagaaagttatcaactacaaaatttcataacttttcaagatctacaactttcatttttactgtttgtccatccgaggtcgtttaaaaaattaaaatttcaaatttttggaaattcaaacgtagttttccttgacaagatgatttcaaatcgaaaagttgtcaactacaaagtttcataaattTTCGAGatcaacaactttcattttggttgtttctccatccgaggtcgtttataaaatttaaattttagtgcttaatttttaatactcggtgtttatttgtaggggctgttcaatattgagccgcccctacaaatctgatTTTTAGGGACGactggatatagagccgcccctataaattgggCTATTTTTAGGGGCGACTGATAAcatcggccgcccctacaaatctatttgtaggggcggttcatttggcaactatttgtaggggcggctcaatatagagccgcccctacaaagaaaAGGGAGGCGTTGCCCccaaatcatttttgtagtagtggcaGATTGGCGACGACGACACGGCCGTGCGGACCCATCCCCGTCTTCATCTCCGTCTCCACCGCCATCGCCATGCTCCATGTGCCACAGGACGTCGAGGAACGCGTCGACGTCGCACGGCAGCGCAAGCGGGCCCCGCGCCGCGTGCCCGTACTCACGCTCGGCGTCGTCGAGGAGGCGGCGGAAGAGCGGGTGGGAGGAGTACTCCGCGCGCACCACGAAGCACACCCGCTCGGGACCCACGTACACCGGGAAGCACCCGGCGACCGCCGGCGACGACCGTGCCCGTCCGACAGTGCCGATCCGGTTCAGCCCAGACTTGCACCGCTCCAGGGTTCTTGATATCAGGCTCTTCCTGGTGGCTCCCTTGCTCGGCGCCGCCATGCCAAGGACCACCGCGCGCCTTTTGTGTGCACAGAGATGCACGAACCGAGGGAAGAGAAGATGGTGCGGAAGTAACTAGTGCATTCACGGCATGCTTGTGCCTGAATGCATGCGTTTACAAGCTACTGGGTTGCTCATGTCATGGCACAGAGTTCAGCTACCTAGAAATTAAAGGCGAGGAGGACAACTGATGAGTATATATGAATTTGTGTTAACTAGTCTTAGTCGTCGTAGTGGGAAGTACTAGTATATATATCTGAACATAGAGAAGAGATACATGTATGGTGCATTTTATTAGTTCCAGTGACCAAGTACACGACTCTAAGGAGATCATCAAACTAATAATGTTCAACAACTGTTAGTGTCTGGTAGCGCGGCTTATATATTCTCACGGTCAACGCCTGTCGTATGCTGGAGCACGCTTGTTAAGTGAGACAACTGTTAGCCTCTTTGGCAGATGAGCTATTTTCAGAGGAGctagagccctgccaaacagaccCAAAATAGTATACTGTCCAATATGTTCTACTGCTCGATCTAGAACAAACCCTAGAAATGGGGTCATGTATATAACATCTCTGTCGCTTACGCTTCTTTTGTCTCTTCATATAAAAGGATTAATTCAGCTATCTACCATAAATAAATATATGTACATTTTAATCAGCGAACTACCATAAATCTACTAATCTAGTAGGAAATTTTAGGGAATCTTAACATCCACGCAGCAAAACTTATTGGATAGATGCAGCAAAACTGTACTCCTCCACCAGAGGTTGTTGGTTAAAGATAAACGTGCTTTTTGAGAGTTAGCACATGGATACTCTTGTATATATAGATGTGGATGTAGATGATGATGCGCCGCCTTACCATTTATTTTTCGCTGTCGTATGGATCCTTCCATTCTTCTTTTCCAGCCTCTTCTCTGATTGACTGTATATAGGAGTTGGCAACGGCCCGGGATAATACTGAAACAGCACACACATTCAGATTGAGAAAAGTTTGACACACTGCTAGCTTAGTAGCTTTCACATCTTTTGGACGCGAAAATGACACCCGTCGAGTAACTGATCAGCACCTCATTTCTTGAAGGGTTCGTATAGCTAGTAGTTCCGCATTGTCCTCACGTTGTCCTTCAGGTAACAATTGCTGGCAGTCCGTTGCGGATGCAGAATTGCAGAGGACGCCTGGCCAGAGAGCCAGAAGGTGCTTATGGTGTAGGCGATGGCTGGTGATCGAATGGAATGGTTCACCTCTGCTGCTGTTTTTTTTAATAATGTCTTCTGCTGAATTATtcccaaaataaaaaaagaacaaTAGCATTGTCTACGTGAAAGGATTAGTTGACCTAAACAGTTCCAACCTATccga harbors:
- the LOC136515503 gene encoding auxin-responsive protein SAUR41-like codes for the protein MAAPSKGATRKSLISRTLERCKSGLNRIGTVGRARSSPAVAGCFPVYVGPERVCFVVRAEYSSHPLFRRLLDDAEREYGHAARGPLALPCDVDAFLDVLWHMEHGDGGGDGDEDGDG